The Macaca fascicularis isolate 582-1 chromosome 14, T2T-MFA8v1.1 genome contains the following window.
GGACAAAAGCAGGCTCTCTTGTGATGAAGGTGCCTGAGCAGAGCCTGAGATGATGAGCAGCCTGGTGGAGAAGCAGGGAAAGGTCATCCCCAGCAGATGGAGCTGCAGATGAAAAGGAACAGAGTGGCGGTAGAGCAGGGAGTAGCTCAGTGTGGCTGGCATGAAGGGTGAGGATGGGATGGGGGGAGAGAGGTTTCTGTTGTAACCCATGTCAGATGATGATGAGCCTCGAATGATCATGTTAAAGTATTTGCATGAGGTGGTGGAGGAAGAGGGGTCCAGGATAGCTCCAGGCAGGGTGACTGAAGGGAAGGGGTCCCATTAGCCAGCACAGAAAAGGAGATTGAATGTGGAGCTAAAACAGGTAAGTGTAAGGTGCCTGTGAAAAATTCAAGTGCAATACCATTGGAAGTATGTAGATATGTAATTCTACAGGTCGGGACTGTATAGAGATTTAAGAGTACCCACATATAGATGATCACTGAAGCCATGTTGGGGGTGATATtgcccagagagagagagtgtaccGTAAGAAGAGAAGAGGTCCAACCAAGAACAGAGCCCCAGAAAGCGCTTAAAGGGCAGAAGGAGGAAATGGAACCTATCAAAGGGACCAAAAAGGAACTAGTTGAGATGTAGGAGGAAAGCCCTGAGAATCAAGGAAGAAGTGAGTTTCAAGAAGGCCGGGGGGACTGAGTACTTTGGTCAAAGGCAGCTGAGGAGTCAGGTAGGATCCAGACGGACCTTACCCACTGGATTGGATAATTTAGAAGTTGCTGCTGAATATGGCCAGAGTGGATTCCAGGGAACGGTGGTGGAGTCAGGCAGCAGGGAGGGATAATGAACATGAGGAGACACGGAGGAGCCACCATGAACATACACAGGTTTTATACAAAACATAGCTAGGAAGAAAAGACAGTTTGGTAGCTGAGGTGGAACTTAGGGTCTAAGGACAGTTCCAGGAAGGGATGGTGGGTGGATTGAAAATatatggaggctgggcatggtggctcacacctgtaatcccagcattttgggaggccaaggcaggtggatcacttgaggttgggagttcaagaccagcctggccaacatgatgaaaccccatctctactaaaaatacaaaaattatccaggcatggtggcacgtgcctgtaatcccagctactcgggagactgaggcaggagaattgcttgaacccgggaggtggtggttgcagtgagccgagattgcgccattgcactctagcctgggcgatgaagtaagactccatctcaaaaaaaaaaaaaaagaaaaaagaaaagaaaagaaagaaaatgtatggaGAATAGTTGCATACTGTAAAACTGCATGCAAACCTTAGTTACTGGTTAATAATGCCCTCTGATACACCCAGCAGCAGCCTGGTATGAATGTGACAATGTGACATAAGTGTGATGGTGAGCAAGGGAGCCATCAGCCCAAGAAGGAAAATAAGGAGAGtaaagacattttttctttctcccatctGTAATTTTCAGTTAATTCCTTGTCCATAGAACATTGGTGTTTTGCTCTCTGTTCTCCCCTGTTCTCCCTTGGACTCTTTTCAACAGTTGATGAGCTTCAAACTCATTTCCTTTGTGGTGATTAGACCTAAAAAGTGGCCTTCTTCAAGTGGCAATGAGACGCCCCAGCATTAACACTCTGAAATATCACAGAAGTTATCAGAAACTGAAGAGGCTCTGGTTGGAAAATCTGGGAGTGAGGAAGAAAACTGAGAGAGgaaaggcagggaggggaggggcgggagGAAAGGCTGAGAGGAGAGGTCACTATAAACTAGAAGGAGGAAGAatagaggagggaaggaaaagaaagaggggataggaaggaagagaggagaggggagggagggagaggagaaagagaaaagagggaagagatGGGAAGaaggatggggagagggagaagggagaggtcACCTTAAGTTGGAGAGAAAAGGATGGGTGAGCATATgataaaggagaagaaagagaaagaggaaaggaaggaaggcaggggaaagggagagatggGATAGGTCAGGTTAAACTAGGGAAGTGTCTGAATTAATATTCCAGGAAGAGATGCTGGATGGATTGAAAATGTCTCAAGAACAATTGCACATTGTGAAACTGCATACAAACCTCAGTTATGAGCTATTACACTCAGCAGCAGGAAGCAAGAGAGGCAGAAAAGAGAGGTGGGATAGGTCAGGTTAAACTAGAGAAGTGTCTGAgttaaaactacatttttaagaaatgcagtttgggccaggcatggtggctgctgcctgtaatcccagcactttgggaagccgaggcaggtggatcacttgaggtcaggagtttgagaccagcctggacaacatggtgaaaccccgtctctactaaatatacaaaaaattagccaggcatggtggtgtgcacctgtaatcccagctactcgggaagggggttgaggtgagagaatcgctggaacccaggaggtggaggttgcagtgagccaagattgtgctactgcatcccagcctaggcaacagagcaagagtctgtctaaaaaagagaaagaaagaaagaaagaaaaggaaggaaggaaggaaggaaggaaggaaggaaggaaggaaggaaggaaggaaggaaggaaggaaggaaggaaggaaggaaagaaggaaggaaggaaatgtagttttattttactcAGGTATTTCTCCTCATCTACTCAACAAATTGCAGAGTATGCACTCTGGGCTAGGGACTGTGTTTGACCCTGTGATCGTTACTATCTTCCTGCAGCTGCTTACAGAAGAGAAGCAAGGTCGAGCCTGTCTGCAGGCATTCATTTCCAAGGGCAGGACGTATGTGCAATGACTGCAGCAAGCATAAGCTCCAAGAGACATCTCACCAGCCCATGACGGCCATGCAAGTTTCCCTGACAGGAAGCCTTTGGTTCTGAGAGCTGAAGCGTATGTATCCCTAGACACAGAGGCTGGGCTATGACAGAACAGCCCTGGAAGAGGGGCCCCTGCAAGGGGCAGGACAAAGACGGGCCATCAGGCCTCAGGAGTGCCCAGAGCATCCATGAGAACAAGGACAACAAATTAAgatggaaaagtaaataaaaaccacatttaAAAGGGCTGGTGTGCCACGTTAAGGATCTGGGACTTACCTTAAGGTCTAGAAAGGTTTTAAACATGGGAGTATCATAActgtctttacatttttaaaagatcattctgaAAAACAAAGACTGCAAAGAAATGTTGAACCCTGGTTAATGATATGCAGGCTTGAATTACTTAGGAAGACATCAGTTTACTGATATCcgcaatttactttgaaatgcataaaaaataataagactgATACCTGAATAGAGAGAAAGATGGTTGGCTAaacatataataaagaaaatataaaaaaatggtAATGGTGAAATCTAAGTAGTGGGCATATGGGAGAGAGTTGACTATAAAATTATCTCAACTTTATGTTTGAAaactttcataatgaaaatactgataaaagaaatgaaataattatatgaaaaatataccTGCATTCTTacgtttattacagcactattcacaatagcaaagatttggaatcaacctaagtgtccattaacagatgaatggataaagtaaatgtggtaaaatatatacaatgaaacactattcatccataaaaatgaatgaagtcatGTAtgttgcagtaacatggatggaactgaagctattatcttaagtaaaacaactcaaacaaaaagtcaaatactgcattttgTCACTTaaaagtggaagctaaataatgtgtacatatgGACATAGAACATGGAATAATAGACGTTGGAGGCTCGGAAGGGCGGGAGGGAGTGAAATATAAGAAATTACATAATGAGTACAATGTGCAAAGcacagacttcaccactatgcaatatatccatgtaaccaaactgCACTTAtacccttaaatttatacaaattaagaaaattctGAGACATTACATCATTATGGCTGCTACATGATTAAAGCTCCATTAAAGGGTGGGAGAGCTAATTAGGGGGTTGTTGCAGTAACTGAGGCAAGAGCTGATCATGGTCCAGACAGTAAGTAAGGGATGTGAATTCAAGagatatttagaaaatgaaatcaacaGCTCTGGCGATTAGATAGACATAGAGGGAAGAATAAATTAATATCCCTGTTTACCTGCCCTAGACAGAAACCAATCAAGAGTTTAGATGAGGATGGTCAATTGGGTTTGGGGTGAGAAGAATTCATGAAAGACCCACTAAGAACTTGGAATCACTGAAGTCCCCTTCGGCTGGCCTCTGACAGCGGATTCTCACCAGGAGACTCCAGGCTCTAGCTCTTCACTTTCGTAGTCTGTTCTCGAAGTCAGTGGGCTTCAGCCCCTTGGGTGACCTGAGGacgggagaggggagggaagtcATCACTGCCCAGCATCTCCAGTGGCCCCAAACCAGAGCCAAGGCTGGGTTGCTTCACCCACTGCCCTGACCTCCTTGTCTTCCCTCAGAGCCCTCTGAAGGCAGCTGTACCTCTTCTTTTGGAAATGGAAGTGTTCtgtgttgttgtgtgtgtgtacgtgcgtgtgtgtgtgtgtgtttttagaataaaattgttttgaatcAGCCACTTCAAATTGCTTCATCTACAGTCAGCTTTGATTTATCTGCTTTCAGTCAGAAAGCAGATTGCTCTGGAAGACTCAGTCACAATAAGGCAAAAATAAGCTTTGCTCAAGGGTCTCAAGCTGCCTCTCCCCCGAGAGCAGATGCTGGCCGGCCTGATGGTTCTCTGAAAGGCAGCCTCACTCACTGGGtaattccttcctccctccctccctccctccctccacctgcaTATGCGCTGGCTGCAATTTTAGCTCATTTCCTACAGCTTTGTCCCGGAGACCGTTAGCAAGCCGCCCTTAGTCCTTCTTCCCACCCTAGGAAGGACGGTTGTCAGAGGACCTATTTCCATTTCAATAATTACTGTTGTGATTCATGTCTGGATTCTTGGCTCTGGCACCTCCGCAGCCATTTTAAATTGAACCTTAAACCCTAAATCTCTTACCTTGTCAAGGCTTGGAGCTTCCTGAATATTCGTGAGGAACTGAACAGAATATGAGAGCCTGCTTCTCCCCCTGCCAGGCTATGGAGATGCTATTACCATTTGGTATCTGAACCTAAGGAGGAGACTCCAGGCTCTGCTTCAGGTGGGGACATGGGAGAATGGGTTGATAACTGTCACTTTTCCAGAATAAAGCCAACACACACCTCCCAATGCATGTACAACCTCATTATGGCATTTAACCTTTTTTAAGAAGGAGACCTCACTTGAGAACCAGACAGTATCGACTCTTTTAGTCCTGGAGGTTTCTCCCTCACCTGGTCCTTAAGCATTAGATAGGGAGTCGAGTATACCTGAATTTATATCCCAGCTCCACTACTcacctctgagcctcaatttccccacACCTAAAACAAGGAGGGTGTTCACATTGGAGGTCTTTTTGAGACATCAGATCCTGTAGACAGCACCAGGCCAGTGCCTGCATCCTTGTTTGTGCTCCGCATTCAGTGGCTGTGATTACCTAGGTGTGGAGAATGTCATTTTCCAACATGAGTACACGTTTTACACATCAATTGTGTAGCTGAACACCacagaatgtattttattttattccattaaaaaatgcttttagtgttttgttttcatttcctttgtgtcAATAAAACTTCACTGATTTCAGCTACTTCTctttcagagagacagagaacatattataaaaacaaagaaatatgcTCCTTTTCCAGCGTTTTTATCATCTTTAGGACTCTCCCAAGAATCCTATCCAAGTTTCTAGTCTCTCCTTAGCTGAAAAGGATAGTCTTGCAAATATGATCACTGATGAGGACACTTGTAGAATATTTCCCAGGACGATTCCTGTGTGCTAAGGGGAGCTGTTTGGTGGGTTATGGAGggactttctttgttttgtttgctttggctTTGTTCGTATGTTTAAATTCTTGGGTCCCCAAGGCCACACTTCATCTCTGCATCCTGTGTCCTGGGTCTGCTCTCCAGCAGGGACCATAGCTCCTGTGGGCTGTGCGAGGACACTGTCGGAAAAGCCACCAGGTGACTGAGCTGATGCCTGGCTAACAGTGAAGGGCAGGTAGAGCTACGGAACAGAACATAGGAGGGGCGTGTGGAGAGAGGATAaaagaatacaatttaaaatCATTAAGACTTCCTCTATCCCAGGCACAATGCCAAGGTTTTTGTTCATgaactttctctttatttttcccaaTCTCATAATAAAAACTTCCTTTCCAGAGAGGGAAACTAACAGAGTTTGAGTCATTTTCTCCAGGGGAGCCAGCTAGTGAGTAGCAGAGCTGAGAGCTGAACCCAATAGCTTATTGAAGAGCCCCAGATCTTGCCTACGATGGGGTCTGTTTCTCTGAGGAAGCAAACTTCTTAGAACCCACAGGCCTGCAGAGCTGAGTAAGACAGACGCTGTTTAATGGGAGCCACGTGGAGTTCTCCTCCTGCACCTGGACCTAGTAGAAATCAGACAGGGTAATAAATGGGTGGGACGTGGAACTCTCCTCAGCCTCACAGTTTCAGGGGGAGGAGGGAGCAAGAGCACCTGGAGGCCCCTGCCTTGAAAGTGAGTATGAAGAGAGTGCTGGAAGGGGCAGCGTCTTTCCTCCTTTTACCTAACAGAcctgattctttaaaaatattcgaGGTCATGGCTGAACTTGAAACTGGTGATCTGGAGAGAGAATAGCCTTAGATTTGGACTTCAGGTTGGACTCTGAAGAGGGGGCTGGGCTCTTCTTTCCCAGGATGTTTGAGGCTCTTAGCTCAGGGTAGGCTAGAAGTTTCCAGTTTCACCATGATGGGTCCAGGTCAGGCTCCTGCCAGacctggggggctgggggagccaTGGGCTCCTGGGTTATGAAGCTGAGGGGCCCTGTGTCTTAAGAGGTTGGGTGCTTGAAGCCCAGGGCCCCTCTCtgccttttgctttgttttgtctcTCTTTCTACTACCTCTCATTACCACTACTACCCAGAACAGAGTTGGATATAGGAAGGGCCCTCCTCCTCATTCCTGTGATGGGGATCAGTCTTTGGATGTAGAAGGCTCCTCCTATCTGACTCGTGCCTCAGCATTTCCCTGGCTCTGCAGGGCCAGCAAGGCCTCCAGCACTGTGTCAGGCCTCCGAGGATTATTCTACCTGCCCTGACATTCCGTGATGCTGCCTCCAACAGAAGGTCCTAGGAGCAGCCAAAGTGTTGTAGTCGCTTGAGGGAGATTGAAGCCCATCCTCCTTTTTCAGCGCCTGCTATGATGAAGTGGGTGGAGTGGGGTATCCTTTCCAACGAGTGTACAGCATTGGTCTCTCTGCAGCAGGCCATGGCATGGTGGTGGCCACTCCTACtagagctgttgacagtcatgcCCACCTGGGCTGGGGATGAGCTACTCAACATCTGCATGAATGCCAAACACCACAAGAGAGTGCCCGGCCCAGAAGACAAGCTCTATGAGGAGGTACAGTGGCCAGACCTGGGGATGGGACGGGGAAGATCAGGGAAGGGACACAAATGCCAAGATGGTCTCCAAACCTCATCAACCCTGATCATTTGGTCCCTGGGGTTGGGAGTTGAGCAAAGACAACTAGATGGAAAGAGACTATGCCTTTTTGAGACCATGAGAGCCAAGTGATTCAAAGTTCCCATTTCTGAGCTGCTCCAGCCACTGGGAAAGCCAGGGCAGATGGTGATCCCAGAGGTCCATTGTTGACTCGGCGTAGATGAAAACAAGCCTTCCTGCCAACAGGTCCTGGGGAAACATACAACGTATGTAACCCCTCCCCAAGCTCCTAAAGGCAATTGCCAGGGATGTGGGAGGAAGAACACAGTTGGCATTTTGCCTATGAGACCCTCCCACTCAATGCAACCCCAGATTCCCCTAGGTCTCGCTGGGGCTCTTCTACCTGCTTTGCCCtaagaggtttctgctgcctctCAGGAGCTGAGAGCCCAGAAGTTGTGTTCCTAGAGGACTGTAGCAGCCTGTGGCAGGGGGTCAGTGTGCAGGTGCCTATGCCCTTTGGGTAAACATTGAGAGATTATCAGGGTTCCTCTTATGTAGGGGCTTACCAGCTAAAGGCATCCCACTTGCTCAGGCCTTCTCCTAAGGGACATTTTCATTTCAGCGCCCTTCTTCCCTAGACACCCGGCAATCCTTGCCCCTTATGCCTGGGCCTTTTGTTTCCTCGTCTGCCTTCAGTGCATCCCCTGGAAGGACAATGCCTGCTGCACCCTCACAACAAGCTGGGAAGCCCATCTGGATGTGTCCCCACTCTACAACTTCAGCCTGTTTCACTGTGGACTGCTGATGCCTGGCTGTCGGAAGCACTTCATCCAGGCCATCTGCTTCTATGAGTGCTCCCCAAACCTGGGGCCCTGGATCCGGCCAGTGGGAAGCCTGGGGTGGGAGGTAGGAGGCAGATCTGTGCAATGCTCTGTTATTATATTAACAGCCAGAGCTTTCACCCTATCTTATGCTGATGCCTCCAGGATGCTAGCAGGAACAGGAGGTGTTATCTCCCTATGGACAAGAGCAGACCCAGAGGCCCCTGCTGGAGAACCACATGGGGGAGACTGTTTTGACAACAGTGGGATGCAGGGCTATCACCACAGAAGGCTTGGTGGAGTTAGACGGACCTGAGCCTCAGTCTCATGTTCTGTCCCTACCAGCTGTATAGCCCAGGACATACTATTAAATCTCTTAGCCTCATTGgtgttatttgtaaaataatacttAGAGACTTTATAGAAGATGATGTACATATGGTAGCTGGCACAAACACCACTGTAGCTATTAGTAATCTTCACATCTCTGCTATTAATGTTCTTATCTCTGGCTATGACTGCACCCAGGAGGCCCCGAGTAGGCAGGGAGAGCGAGTCGTGAATGCACCGCTGTGCCAGGAGGACTGTGAGGAGTGGTGGGAAGACTGTCGCTTGTCTTACACATGCAAATCCAACTGGCGTGGCGGCTGGGACTGGAGTCAGGGTGAGTGGTGCTGACAACGCCTTGGTGGGGAAGCAGGACCCTTGGTGGTCCCCACAAGGGTGCAGGTGCATAGGCTAGGAATGAGGGAGTAGGAGGTAAGCTGTCCCTCCTCCATCCCCTGCAGGGAAGAACCGCTGCCCCAAAGGGGCCCAGTGCCTCCCTTTCTCCCATTACTTCCCCACCCCAGCTGACCTGTGTGAGAAGACTTGGAGCAATTCCTTCAAGGCCAGCCCTGAGCGACGGAACAGTGGGCAGTGTCTCCAGAAGTGGTTTGAGCCTGCTCAGGGCAACCCCAATGTGGCCGTGGCCCGCCTCTTCGCCAGCTCTGCCCCATCCTGGGAACTGTCCTACACCCTCATGGTCTGCTCCGTGTTCCTGCCATTCCTTTCCTGAGAGCCCTTCTTCTCCAACCCACATTCCTGCACGTCCGCCAACTGTGGGTCAGGCCAGGCCACAGCCTACCTCCTTCCTCAGGCCCTCCCCTAAAAGCAGTGGCATGGGCTAGGGACTGGGTGGGACTGCAGTCCCCAGCCCATGCCACTGCTTTTAGAGGAGGGCCTGAGGAAGGAAGTGGCCACTGAGGCTTCAGCCGCTGGTGCCTGAGCCCTGCACATTTGGCCCGAGGCCCCCTCCACTGCTCTGCTCTGCCTTAGCTGGCCTGGGAGGCAGCTGGGGGCTGGAAGTACCAAGGTGACTGGCCCCCTGCTGCCTTGAGGGATGGGAGATTTTAAGGGGCTCGAGGACTTTTCCCATCCAGTGCACGCCTACCCCTTTCTATGACAGAGCTCATGGTGGCAGACCTGGCCTCCCGTCCTCCGATGGTGTCTCCAATAAATCGGCACTCAACCTCTCCTCTGCTTGACTTCCTCTGTCTTAGCTTTACGAGCAGGGACCCAGCATGCACACAGCGGGAAGCAGTTTgcccactgcactgaagcctcaGAGTTAGGTTGTTACTTGCCTAACAATTATTACCCTCTTACTATCTGCCACACATCCTCACAACACCTCTCTGATGGGAGTACTTTCAATGCCTCTTTTTTTTCAATAAGTGACACCCCATACAAAGGACCCAAAGCCAGGGCGAGAGGAATGGGGCCACCCAGTGCATCAGCTCTATTTTGGCTGCCAAAATTAAAACTGCTATCTCGACTGCCTTCAGGGTTCCCTCTTCCTTTTAACCCATTCATTTTACCCCAGAATCACAGCACACTGGTCTAAAATTTTGGAAACCCAAGTTCTAATCTGGCCTCTTTGCTTTCTATATGACTTTTGGCAACTCCTGTGATCTTCATTAAGACTGCCTTGGTTTCTCTCTCTGCTAAAGTAATGAGTTAGTTGGATTTCActtatggaaaagaagaaaaaggaaaaagctagCAACCTTGTTTGCCAGGAGATAGTGTGTGCTCCTCAGATGGTACGCCACGACCTCAAGAATAAAGTGTTAGAACTGAACTGGGGATGGGGCCCTGACCTCGCACCCCGGCTGTAAGTGGACAAGCAGCTGACCTGCCCATCCAGCATCTTCTGGAGCCTGGAGCTGGGCGGCTTTCCAGCAGTAGGTGATGCTTTTCCCCCACAACATTTTATTTGACAAAGAGAGGGTTCTAGCATGGCTGCACTTGATTTGGCTGGCTTTTCTGACAACTGTTCATTCTTGTCAGACACCAGCCAGCCCCACTCATTGCTTAAACTCGGCCTCCATTCCTTCTGCACCGGCCTCACAGGCTCATCCACTGAGCAGACCTTGTCTCAGGGGAGGCACTGGAGTCACAAAACCAACAAAGAGCGTCCTTCCAAGTGCGGCCCTCAGTGTCTAGAGTAGTAGATGACAGCTGCAGTGAGGACAAAGCTGTTCATAGGAAGTCTGAAAGAAAGGGGTTGGGTGGGGGTCTCTGAGAATGCCTCACAAAGGGGTGAGGCTGGAGCCCCAAAGAAAGAGGGCAGCTCACTGAGAACAGAAGGGAAGTGCTAGTCAAAACCCAGTGGAGGCCCCAAGGTATGAGCCAGATGAAGCAGGACCTTCAATTGCTCTTAAATGAATAGATTGTGGCttcaaaaatacatatgaatGTATCAAAAATCTCTTAAAGagcttaaaaaattgaaaatctctTGAAAACTGaggtgtctgtgggtgtgtggtTGATAATAAAGCTGAGAGGTTAATGccctttttaaagtgtttttaaatataaggaaTTGCCAAAGGAAGGTTAAAATTGGAGTGGACAAAACAAGAGTAGTCTGGAAGCCCTAATAACTTGATACTTATTGATCACTTACCATGCACCCAGTATCTCTGggaagtatataatatatattagttcatttgatcctcacaaaaGCCTTATTATCCTTGTCGTATTataatattatcctcattttttactattctcatttttcagattGGGACATAAATATAAGTAGGTTTGAAACCAGCTAAGTCTGAGCCCACAGTTCCAGCTCACAGGCTTACACTGAACAGCCTGGTCTGTAGTTGAGTGGAACTGACGTGGATTTAGGAgtggtgggagagagggagggatggcTGGTGGCAAGTCACAGTCAGGAAAGAGACTGAGTTCTCCCCCTTCATGGGATTAGGAGTCATTACCCACAGGTCACAATTGacagtttaaaagtaaaaaggcTTCCAAGTTAACCCACCTAGGGTAGGCCTTGTGGTTCATGGTGACATCCTTTCCCTGAAAAAGAATCTTATTGTGAGTTCCCTGTTGGCATACTGCTTAATGTGTAGCCTACCGACATTGAAAAgggtgctgattttttttttctttctttctttctttttttttttttttttgagacagagtctctctctgtcgcccaggctggagtgcaatggcacaatctcagctcactgcaacctccgcctcccgggttctagcgattttcctgcctcaacctccttagtagctgggactacagggacctgccaccatacccagctaatttttgtatttttagtagagatggggtttcaccatattggccaggctggtctccatctcctgaccttgtgatccacctgcctcggcctcccaaagtgtagggattacaggtgtgagccaccgtgcccagccaggagtgccgatttaaatttacatattaaagTTTTATTGATTGTCTTCCACGTAGACATTTTAGCCTGTATGTTGCAATCTGTATCCAATAATTGTAACCTCTATATTGTACCCTCCAATGAAAAAGGACAACTTCA
Protein-coding sequences here:
- the IZUMO1R gene encoding sperm-egg fusion protein Juno, translated to MAWWWPLLLELLTVMPTWAGDELLNICMNAKHHKRVPGPEDKLYEECIPWKDNACCTLTTSWEAHLDVSPLYNFSLFHCGLLMPGCRKHFIQAICFYECSPNLGPWIRPVGSLGWEEAPSRQGERVVNAPLCQEDCEEWWEDCRLSYTCKSNWRGGWDWSQGKNRCPKGAQCLPFSHYFPTPADLCEKTWSNSFKASPERRNSGQCLQKWFEPAQGNPNVAVARLFASSAPSWELSYTLMVCSVFLPFLS